From one Streptomyces sp. ICC1 genomic stretch:
- a CDS encoding helix-turn-helix transcriptional regulator, producing MVRRILLGSQLRRLRESRGITREAAGYSIRASESKISRLELGRVSFKSRDVEDLLTLYGVTDGAERESLLGLVREANVAGWWHSYGDVLPGWFQTYVGLEGAASLIRIYEVQFVHGLLQTEAYAQAVVSRGMPGAGRAEIDRRVALRLERQKVLVSENAPVFHAVLDEAALRRPYGDRDVMRGQLEHLIEVSQRPNVQLQVMPFSFGGHSGESGAFTLLRFPESDLQDVVYLEQLTSALYLDKDEEVAQYERAMLRLQADCPDPDRTRDLLRGLLQLS from the coding sequence GTGGTGCGCCGCATCCTCCTGGGTTCGCAACTCAGGCGACTCCGAGAATCCCGCGGCATCACCCGTGAGGCGGCCGGCTACTCGATCCGCGCATCCGAATCGAAGATCAGCCGCTTGGAGTTGGGAAGGGTGAGCTTCAAGTCCAGAGACGTCGAGGACCTCCTCACGCTCTACGGAGTCACGGACGGCGCGGAGCGGGAGTCCCTCCTGGGGCTGGTCCGCGAGGCCAATGTGGCCGGCTGGTGGCACAGCTACGGCGACGTCCTGCCGGGCTGGTTCCAGACGTACGTCGGACTGGAAGGCGCCGCCTCCCTCATCCGCATCTACGAAGTCCAGTTCGTGCACGGCCTGTTGCAGACCGAGGCCTACGCCCAGGCCGTCGTCAGCCGCGGCATGCCCGGCGCCGGCCGCGCCGAGATCGACCGCCGCGTCGCCCTGCGCCTGGAGCGCCAGAAGGTCCTCGTCTCCGAGAACGCGCCCGTCTTCCACGCCGTGCTCGACGAGGCCGCGCTGCGCCGCCCGTACGGCGACCGCGACGTGATGCGCGGTCAGCTGGAGCACCTCATCGAGGTCTCACAGCGGCCGAACGTACAGCTCCAGGTCATGCCGTTCTCCTTCGGCGGACACTCCGGCGAGAGCGGCGCCTTCACCCTGCTGCGCTTCCCCGAGTCCGACCTGCAGGACGTCGTCTATCTGGAACAGCTCACCAGTGCCCTCTACCTGGACAAAGACGAGGAAGTGGCGCAGTACGAACGGGCGATGCTGCGCCTCCAGGCGGACTGCCCCGACCCCGACCGGACCCGGGATCTCCTCCGCGGTCTCCTCCAACTGTCTTGA
- the dacB gene encoding D-alanyl-D-alanine carboxypeptidase/D-alanyl-D-alanine-endopeptidase, protein MPLVKTWQLIAVSAVAGLALSAATVAAAGPWDSGQRKAERDEAASWGRTGGADHGRGGDGAQPQAAPSAPGVLPGVRSAPAGTGTRAETVDAGSLAAALRPLLADRSLGTARGASVVDTATGEVLYESGSREAMTPASTVKIATAAAALAALGPEHRIRTTVAPGAGPGKIVLVGGGDPSLTAKKKAPAGSGGSLVALAADTAQALKAAGTESVSLGYDDSLYTGPARHPIGVNDNIAPVTALTADEGRPDESFSGPVRRSEDPSRDTARAFAALLAERGVKVTGEPARAKAPAGAVPLAETLSPPLAGLVERMLTHSDNDIAEALARQTALAAGAPASFEGVEKTLGAKLASIGVDTSGSRFADGSGLNREDKVSAGLLTAVLAKAADPQRPELRPVLTGLPVAGFTGTLRTRNAGSSPAAGLLRAKTGTLTGVNSLAGTVVDPSGRLLAFAFLTANTADAGAAEKGLDRLAAAVAGAS, encoded by the coding sequence GTGCCATTGGTCAAGACGTGGCAGCTCATCGCGGTGTCGGCCGTCGCCGGCCTCGCCCTGTCGGCCGCGACTGTCGCCGCCGCGGGTCCCTGGGACTCCGGCCAGCGTAAGGCCGAGCGGGACGAGGCCGCCTCTTGGGGCCGTACGGGTGGCGCAGATCACGGTCGCGGCGGGGACGGAGCGCAGCCCCAGGCCGCCCCGAGCGCCCCCGGAGTGCTCCCCGGCGTACGGTCCGCCCCCGCCGGCACGGGCACCCGCGCCGAGACCGTGGACGCCGGATCACTGGCCGCCGCGCTGCGCCCGCTGCTCGCGGACCGGTCCCTGGGCACCGCCCGCGGCGCCTCCGTCGTCGACACCGCCACCGGCGAGGTCCTCTACGAGTCCGGCTCCCGCGAGGCCATGACACCCGCCTCCACCGTCAAGATCGCCACCGCCGCGGCCGCGCTCGCCGCGCTCGGCCCCGAGCACCGGATCCGCACCACGGTGGCGCCCGGAGCCGGCCCCGGCAAGATCGTCCTGGTCGGCGGCGGCGACCCCTCGCTCACCGCGAAGAAGAAGGCCCCGGCCGGCTCCGGCGGCAGCCTCGTCGCCCTGGCCGCCGACACCGCGCAGGCGCTCAAGGCCGCCGGCACCGAGAGCGTCTCCCTCGGCTACGACGACTCCCTCTACACCGGCCCGGCCCGCCACCCGATCGGCGTCAACGACAACATCGCCCCGGTCACGGCCCTGACGGCCGACGAGGGCCGCCCCGACGAGTCCTTCTCCGGACCCGTCAGACGCAGCGAGGACCCCTCCCGGGACACCGCCCGCGCCTTCGCCGCCCTGCTGGCCGAACGCGGCGTCAAGGTGACCGGCGAGCCCGCCCGGGCCAAGGCCCCCGCCGGCGCCGTACCGCTCGCCGAGACCCTCTCGCCCCCGCTCGCCGGACTCGTCGAGCGGATGCTGACCCACAGCGACAACGACATCGCCGAGGCGCTGGCCCGCCAGACCGCGCTGGCCGCCGGAGCGCCCGCGAGCTTCGAAGGCGTGGAGAAGACGCTCGGCGCCAAGCTGGCCTCGATCGGCGTCGACACCTCCGGCTCCCGGTTCGCCGACGGCAGCGGGCTGAACCGCGAGGACAAGGTCAGCGCCGGACTGCTGACCGCCGTCCTGGCCAAGGCCGCCGATCCGCAGCGGCCCGAGCTGCGGCCCGTCCTGACCGGACTGCCCGTCGCCGGCTTCACCGGCACCCTGCGCACCCGCAACGCCGGCAGCTCCCCGGCGGCCGGCCTGCTCCGGGCCAAGACCGGCACCCTGACCGGTGTGAACTCCCTCGCCGGCACCGTCGTCGACCCCTCCGGCCGACTGCTCGCCTTCGCGTTCCTGACCGCGAACACCGCCGACGCGGGCGCCGCCGAGAAGGGCCTCGACAGGCTCGCGGCAGCCGTGGCCGGGGCTTCCTAG
- a CDS encoding ATP-binding protein produces MLEPLRQGLPPVDPTAVSGSASCALPARYEAVRGARTFTRSTLAQWGLDERFDDVALVVSELVTNALRHALPEDSGSAAGEGEPPVRLHLMRWSTRLVCAVRDPSEDRPGGNFQPEAAQRNCDLESGRGLFLVDSYSDSWGWHPLAGRLTGKVVWALFTLQD; encoded by the coding sequence ATGCTCGAGCCGTTACGGCAGGGGCTTCCCCCGGTCGACCCCACGGCTGTCTCCGGGTCCGCTTCATGCGCTCTGCCCGCCCGCTACGAGGCGGTGCGCGGAGCACGCACCTTCACCCGTTCCACCCTCGCGCAGTGGGGCCTCGACGAACGCTTCGACGACGTGGCACTGGTCGTCTCCGAACTCGTCACCAACGCGCTGCGCCATGCCCTGCCCGAGGATTCCGGGTCGGCGGCGGGCGAGGGCGAGCCGCCGGTGCGGCTGCACCTGATGCGGTGGAGCACCCGGCTGGTGTGTGCGGTGCGCGACCCCAGCGAGGACCGGCCCGGCGGGAACTTCCAGCCCGAGGCCGCGCAGCGCAACTGCGACCTGGAGTCGGGGCGCGGGCTCTTCCTCGTCGACTCCTACAGCGACAGCTGGGGCTGGCACCCGCTCGCGGGACGGCTGACCGGCAAGGTCGTCTGGGCGCTGTTCACGCTCCAGGACTGA
- a CDS encoding DUF397 domain-containing protein, giving the protein MDHAYNGMAAAELDGVTWQKSRHSNSQGSCVEFAKLPGGDVAMRNSRFPDGPALVYTPAEIEALLLGVKDGEFDHLIS; this is encoded by the coding sequence GTGGACCACGCGTACAACGGGATGGCAGCTGCAGAGCTTGACGGGGTGACCTGGCAGAAGAGCAGGCACAGCAACTCCCAAGGTTCCTGTGTGGAGTTCGCCAAACTGCCGGGCGGCGATGTCGCCATGCGCAATTCCCGGTTCCCGGACGGGCCGGCGCTCGTGTACACGCCGGCCGAGATAGAAGCACTGCTGCTGGGCGTCAAGGACGGCGAGTTCGATCACCTGATCAGCTGA
- a CDS encoding inorganic diphosphatase yields MEFDVTIEIPKGSRNKYEVDHETGRIRLDRRLFTSTSYPADYGFVENTLGEDGDPLDALVILDEPTFPGCLIKCRAIGMFNMTDEAGGDAKLLCVPASDPRVEHLRDIHHVSEFDRLEIQHFFEVYKDLEPGKSVEGANWVGRTEAEAEIEASYKRLEAQGDHH; encoded by the coding sequence GTGGAGTTCGACGTCACCATCGAGATCCCCAAGGGTTCGCGGAACAAGTACGAGGTGGACCACGAGACCGGCCGGATCCGCCTGGACCGTCGCCTCTTCACCTCGACCAGCTACCCGGCCGACTACGGCTTCGTCGAGAACACCCTCGGCGAGGACGGCGACCCGCTGGACGCGCTGGTCATCCTGGACGAGCCGACCTTCCCGGGCTGCCTGATCAAGTGCCGCGCGATCGGCATGTTCAACATGACGGACGAGGCGGGCGGCGACGCCAAGCTGCTGTGCGTGCCGGCCTCCGACCCGCGTGTCGAGCACCTGCGCGACATCCACCACGTGTCCGAGTTCGACCGCCTGGAGATCCAGCACTTCTTCGAGGTCTACAAGGACCTGGAGCCGGGCAAGTCGGTCGAGGGCGCGAACTGGGTCGGCCGCACCGAGGCCGAGGCCGAGATCGAGGCCTCCTACAAGCGCCTCGAGGCGCAGGGCGACCACCACTGA
- a CDS encoding VTT domain-containing protein: MNTLALGPEWISPEYLIGHFGLIGILVIVFAESGLFAFLPGDSLLFTAGLFVASGIISQPLWLVCTLIVAAAILGDQVGYMIGKVFGPKIFNRPGSRLFKRENLDAAHDFMEKHGPKAIVLARFVPIIRTFAPMVAGATAMKYRTFLMFNIIGGILWGAGVTILGYKLGQFEVIKNNVEPIFIGIVLISVIPVVFEVLKARKNKKAAGEAGAQSGSGDDPQASGQRSGRHAKR; encoded by the coding sequence GTGAACACGCTTGCGCTTGGCCCTGAGTGGATCTCCCCGGAGTATCTGATCGGGCATTTCGGTCTGATCGGCATCCTGGTCATCGTCTTCGCGGAATCGGGCCTCTTCGCGTTCCTGCCCGGGGACTCCCTGCTCTTCACGGCGGGCCTCTTCGTCGCGAGCGGCATCATCAGCCAGCCGCTGTGGCTGGTCTGCACCCTGATCGTGGCCGCCGCGATCCTCGGTGACCAGGTCGGATACATGATCGGCAAGGTCTTCGGGCCGAAGATCTTCAACCGGCCCGGCTCCCGGCTCTTCAAGCGCGAGAACCTCGACGCGGCACACGACTTCATGGAGAAGCACGGCCCCAAGGCCATCGTGCTCGCGCGCTTCGTGCCGATCATCCGCACCTTCGCGCCGATGGTCGCGGGCGCCACCGCGATGAAGTACCGCACCTTCCTGATGTTCAACATCATCGGCGGCATCCTGTGGGGCGCGGGCGTCACGATCCTGGGCTACAAGCTGGGCCAGTTCGAGGTGATCAAGAACAACGTCGAGCCGATCTTCATCGGCATCGTCCTGATCTCCGTGATCCCGGTGGTCTTCGAGGTGCTGAAGGCACGCAAGAACAAGAAGGCGGCGGGGGAGGCGGGCGCGCAGTCCGGCTCCGGGGACGACCCGCAGGCCTCGGGCCAGCGCAGCGGCCGCCACGCGAAGCGCTGA
- the mrdA gene encoding penicillin-binding protein 2, producing MSNIPETGRTPRVLNRLVMIQIVVFSLLLTLGGRLWYLQIRNGQEYTDEAKNNHTQQVVQPAVRGAILDSRGIPLADNETRMVVSASRTELSKTKDRGKQTLTELAGVLGLDPQSVIDGVRLCDAKTPKPCWNGSPYQPIPITDEATTDQVLEIREHAERFPGITAEPTALRRYAGPDGANTSQVLGYLSPVTDEEITRAKSSDSPYLRSDQVGRSGLERTYDKELRGKAGITRYEVDNLGRVLGEGVSDKAQPGANIVTSIDSRVQAVAERELNNAMIEARKGYDKNTRRNYEADSGAVVVMEAKTGRVVAMASNPTYDPNAWVGGISAKDYASLTDKESNHPLLNRAIQGQAAPGSIFKVVSSTAAVNAGYPFNARYGCPSSYSVGSQVFTNFESQGYGDITIGKALEVSCDTVYYAIADKEWKKDGGIKPKAQPGDWFFKTAHEFGLGKPTGIDLPSEVPGRVPDRQWKKDFFEANKAAWCRDGKKDGSYAEKIAYENCRQGNQLREGDAINYSIGQGDTLVTPIQMASVYAAIANGGTLHQPSIGKAVVSADGTSVKEIAPKEQGKLPMDAKLRDNIDGALADVATTGSAAWRFGGWPQKQIPMHAKTGTAEVQGKQTTSWFASYTEDYAIVMTISQGGTGSGASGPAVRKIYEAMYGLDAKGAQDLSKALLPEPRTELPPVRQEGQ from the coding sequence TTGAGCAACATACCGGAGACCGGGCGCACGCCACGGGTCCTCAACCGGCTCGTCATGATCCAGATCGTGGTGTTCTCGCTGCTGCTGACCCTCGGCGGGCGCCTGTGGTACCTCCAGATACGCAACGGCCAGGAATACACGGACGAGGCGAAGAACAACCACACCCAGCAGGTCGTCCAGCCCGCCGTGCGCGGCGCCATCCTCGACTCCCGCGGGATCCCGCTCGCCGACAACGAGACGCGCATGGTGGTCTCCGCCAGCCGCACCGAGCTCTCCAAGACGAAGGACCGCGGCAAGCAGACCCTGACCGAGCTCGCCGGGGTCCTGGGCCTCGACCCGCAGAGCGTGATCGACGGCGTCCGGCTGTGCGACGCCAAGACCCCCAAGCCCTGCTGGAACGGCTCCCCGTACCAGCCGATCCCCATCACCGACGAGGCGACGACCGACCAGGTCCTGGAGATACGGGAGCATGCCGAGCGGTTCCCCGGCATCACCGCCGAGCCCACCGCCCTGCGCCGCTACGCCGGGCCCGACGGCGCGAACACCTCCCAGGTGCTCGGCTACCTCTCGCCGGTGACCGACGAGGAGATCACCAGGGCGAAGAGCTCCGACTCCCCGTACCTGCGCTCCGACCAGGTGGGCCGCAGCGGCCTGGAGCGCACCTACGACAAGGAGCTGCGCGGCAAGGCGGGCATCACCCGCTACGAGGTGGACAACCTCGGCCGCGTCCTCGGCGAGGGCGTGAGCGACAAGGCGCAGCCCGGCGCGAACATCGTCACCTCGATCGACTCCCGGGTGCAGGCGGTGGCCGAGCGCGAGCTCAACAACGCGATGATCGAAGCCCGCAAGGGCTACGACAAGAACACGCGCCGCAACTACGAGGCCGACTCCGGCGCCGTCGTGGTCATGGAGGCCAAGACCGGCCGGGTCGTCGCCATGGCCTCCAACCCGACGTACGACCCGAACGCCTGGGTCGGCGGCATCTCCGCGAAGGACTACGCCTCCCTCACGGACAAGGAGTCGAACCACCCGCTGCTGAACCGCGCCATCCAGGGCCAGGCGGCCCCCGGCTCGATCTTCAAGGTGGTCTCCTCGACGGCGGCGGTCAACGCCGGCTACCCATTCAACGCCCGCTACGGCTGCCCGAGCAGCTACTCGGTCGGCAGCCAGGTCTTCACCAACTTCGAGTCCCAGGGCTACGGCGACATCACCATCGGCAAGGCCCTGGAAGTCTCCTGCGACACCGTCTACTACGCCATCGCCGACAAGGAGTGGAAGAAGGACGGCGGGATCAAGCCCAAGGCCCAGCCCGGCGACTGGTTCTTCAAGACCGCCCACGAGTTCGGCCTCGGCAAGCCCACCGGCATCGACCTGCCCAGCGAGGTCCCCGGCCGGGTCCCCGACCGCCAGTGGAAGAAGGACTTCTTCGAGGCGAACAAGGCCGCCTGGTGCCGCGACGGCAAGAAGGACGGCTCGTACGCCGAGAAGATCGCCTACGAGAACTGCCGCCAGGGCAACCAGCTGCGCGAGGGCGACGCGATCAACTACTCCATCGGCCAGGGCGACACCCTCGTCACCCCGATCCAGATGGCCTCCGTCTACGCCGCCATCGCCAACGGCGGCACCCTGCACCAGCCCAGCATCGGCAAGGCCGTGGTCAGCGCCGACGGCACCTCGGTCAAGGAGATCGCGCCGAAGGAGCAGGGAAAGCTCCCGATGGACGCGAAGCTCCGCGACAACATCGACGGCGCCCTGGCCGACGTGGCCACCACCGGCAGCGCGGCCTGGCGCTTCGGCGGCTGGCCGCAGAAGCAGATCCCGATGCACGCGAAGACCGGTACGGCCGAGGTCCAGGGCAAGCAGACCACCTCGTGGTTCGCCTCGTACACCGAGGACTACGCGATCGTGATGACGATCTCCCAGGGCGGCACCGGATCCGGGGCCTCGGGCCCGGCCGTCCGCAAGATCTACGAGGCGATGTACGGCCTGGACGCGAAGGGCGCGCAGGACCTTTCCAAGGCCCTGCTCCCCGAGCCGCGGACCGAGCTCCCGCCGGTCCGCCAGGAAGGTCAGTGA
- a CDS encoding MerR family transcriptional regulator: MGYSVGQVAGFAGVTVRTLHHYDEIGLLSPSGRSGAGHRRYDDADLDRLQRVLFYRELGFPLDEVMVLLDDPESDPREHLRRQHALLTDRIARLQQMAEAVEHAMEAKKMGINLTPEEKFEVFGDKDPEQYAEEAERRWGGTEGYAESQRRAAGYTKDDWKRMQDQVADWGARYEALMEAGESAEGERAMDLAEEHRLHICTWFYDCTYEVHTGLGEMYVADERFKEFYDSMRPGLAEHLRDAIMANAVRKA, translated from the coding sequence ATGGGCTACTCCGTGGGCCAGGTCGCCGGATTCGCCGGAGTGACGGTGCGCACGCTGCACCACTACGACGAGATCGGGCTGCTCTCCCCGAGCGGCCGCAGCGGTGCGGGGCACCGGCGGTACGACGACGCCGACCTCGACCGGCTGCAGCGGGTCCTGTTCTACCGGGAGCTCGGCTTCCCGCTCGACGAGGTCATGGTCCTGCTGGACGACCCGGAATCGGACCCGAGGGAGCACCTGCGCCGGCAGCACGCCCTCCTGACCGACCGGATCGCCCGGCTCCAGCAGATGGCCGAGGCCGTTGAGCACGCCATGGAGGCGAAGAAGATGGGCATCAACCTCACGCCCGAGGAGAAGTTCGAGGTCTTCGGGGACAAGGACCCCGAGCAGTACGCCGAGGAGGCCGAGCGCCGCTGGGGCGGCACCGAGGGCTACGCCGAGTCGCAGCGCCGGGCCGCCGGCTACACCAAGGACGACTGGAAGCGGATGCAGGACCAGGTCGCCGACTGGGGCGCCCGGTACGAGGCCCTCATGGAGGCCGGTGAGAGCGCCGAGGGCGAGCGCGCGATGGACCTGGCCGAGGAGCACCGCCTGCACATCTGCACGTGGTTCTACGACTGCACGTACGAGGTGCACACGGGCCTGGGCGAGATGTACGTGGCCGACGAGCGGTTCAAGGAGTTCTACGACTCCATGCGCCCGGGCCTCGCCGAGCACCTGCGGGACGCGATCATGGCGAACGCCGTCCGCAAGGCGTAG
- a CDS encoding DinB family protein, translated as MAQISTEVPGDERGTLLSFVEAQRAALREAAQGLTGEQAASRPSVSELSLSGLLKHAAQCELNWLRMAQQAAPGEGEGREESWGDAFRLVEGESVESVLAFWAGVSRETEAFIAAVPSLDDSFPLPPAPWFPADAKVSMRWMLLHLVEEFARHAGHADIIRESIDGTRAMG; from the coding sequence ATGGCTCAGATTTCCACGGAGGTCCCCGGTGACGAGCGCGGCACGCTCCTCTCCTTCGTCGAGGCCCAGCGGGCCGCCCTGCGCGAGGCCGCGCAGGGGCTGACCGGGGAGCAGGCGGCGAGCCGGCCCAGCGTCAGCGAGCTCTCCCTGTCCGGGCTGCTCAAGCACGCGGCGCAGTGCGAGCTCAACTGGCTGCGGATGGCGCAGCAGGCCGCGCCCGGCGAGGGCGAGGGCCGGGAGGAGTCCTGGGGCGATGCCTTCCGCCTGGTCGAGGGCGAGTCCGTGGAATCCGTCCTGGCCTTCTGGGCCGGGGTCAGCCGGGAGACGGAGGCCTTCATCGCCGCCGTCCCCAGCCTCGACGACAGCTTCCCGCTGCCGCCGGCCCCGTGGTTCCCGGCGGACGCCAAGGTCTCGATGCGCTGGATGCTCCTGCACCTGGTGGAGGAGTTCGCCCGCCACGCGGGCCACGCGGACATCATCCGCGAGTCCATCGACGGCACCCGCGCCATGGGCTAG
- a CDS encoding aldehyde dehydrogenase family protein produces the protein MSIFDDLAHQYIDGEWLAGNGSWDIIDVNPYNGEKLAAITVATVEQVDQAYRAAERAQKEWADTSPYTRRAVLERALRITEEREKEIVEAMIDELGGTRPKAEYEVHLAKEFLREAMQLAVRPEGRILPSPVEGKENRIQRLPVGVIAVISPFNFPFLVTMKSVAPALALGNAVVVKPNQNAPVVGGGVIAKIFEEAGLPAGLLNILVTDIAEIGDALLTHAVPKVISFAGSDRVGRHVGAVAARHFKRTVLELSGNSALVVLDDADLDYAVDAAVFSRFVYQGQVCMAANRILVDASVAEEFTEKFTARVRALKTGDPHDADTHIGPLINSFQADALTALVDRAVEAGASALVRGSTRGNLVEPTVLAGLPEDSPLLAQEIFGPVALLVVFDGEDEAVRLTNATPYGLSGAVHTRDVERGVRFAKRIETGMIHVNDSTIGDEPLAAFGGEKASGMGRLNGEATIEAFTTQKWISVQHGRTRFPF, from the coding sequence ATGTCCATATTCGACGACCTGGCCCACCAGTACATCGACGGCGAATGGCTGGCCGGCAACGGTTCGTGGGACATCATCGACGTCAACCCGTACAACGGGGAGAAGCTCGCGGCCATCACCGTGGCCACCGTCGAGCAGGTCGACCAGGCGTACCGGGCGGCCGAGCGCGCCCAGAAGGAATGGGCCGACACCAGCCCCTACACCAGACGAGCCGTCCTGGAACGCGCCCTGCGGATCACCGAGGAGCGCGAGAAGGAGATCGTCGAGGCGATGATCGACGAGCTCGGCGGGACCCGTCCCAAGGCCGAGTACGAGGTCCACCTCGCCAAGGAGTTCCTCCGCGAGGCCATGCAGCTCGCCGTCCGCCCCGAAGGCCGCATCCTGCCCTCGCCCGTCGAGGGCAAGGAGAACCGGATCCAGCGGCTGCCCGTCGGGGTCATCGCCGTGATCAGCCCCTTCAACTTCCCCTTCCTGGTCACCATGAAGTCGGTCGCCCCGGCCCTGGCGCTGGGCAACGCGGTGGTCGTCAAGCCCAACCAGAACGCGCCCGTCGTCGGCGGCGGGGTCATCGCCAAGATATTCGAGGAGGCGGGCCTCCCGGCCGGCCTCCTCAACATCCTGGTCACCGACATCGCCGAGATAGGCGACGCGCTCCTGACCCATGCCGTCCCCAAGGTGATCTCCTTCGCCGGCTCGGACCGGGTCGGCCGGCACGTCGGCGCGGTCGCCGCCCGCCACTTCAAGCGCACCGTCCTGGAGCTCAGCGGCAACAGCGCGCTCGTCGTCCTCGACGACGCCGACCTCGACTACGCGGTGGACGCGGCCGTCTTCAGCCGCTTCGTCTACCAGGGCCAGGTCTGCATGGCCGCCAACCGCATCCTGGTCGACGCCTCCGTCGCCGAGGAGTTCACCGAGAAGTTCACCGCCCGCGTGCGCGCCCTGAAGACCGGCGACCCGCACGACGCCGACACCCACATCGGCCCCCTGATCAACTCCTTCCAGGCCGACGCCCTCACCGCGCTCGTCGACCGCGCCGTTGAGGCCGGGGCGAGCGCCCTCGTACGCGGCTCTACGCGCGGCAACCTGGTCGAACCCACCGTGCTGGCCGGCCTTCCCGAGGACTCGCCGCTGCTGGCCCAGGAGATCTTCGGCCCCGTCGCGCTGCTGGTCGTGTTCGACGGCGAGGACGAGGCGGTCCGCCTCACCAACGCGACCCCCTACGGGCTCAGCGGCGCCGTCCACACCCGCGACGTCGAGCGCGGGGTCCGCTTCGCGAAGCGCATCGAGACCGGGATGATCCACGTGAACGACTCCACCATCGGCGACGAGCCGCTGGCCGCGTTCGGCGGGGAGAAGGCCTCCGGCATGGGACGGCTGAACGGCGAGGCCACCATCGAGGCCTTCACCACCCAGAAATGGATCTCGGTTCAGCACGGCCGGACCCGGTTCCCGTTCTAG
- a CDS encoding threonine/serine exporter family protein gives MAEGEASGTEDRKPKSDEARSAFSRPDGVGVDPEVAEEEQPTSEFAVPDGLASLPVDPDGPASAFATPHTYSAAHSPPAYTGPQGFPVTRMKESPWQDRMRTMLRMPVDVRPVPEPAQRLAAETGPAVGRVLDLTLRIGELLLSGGEGAEDVEAAMFAVARSYGLDRCEPTVTFTLLSITHQPSLVDDPVSANRTVRRRGTDYTRLSAVFSLVNDITAHEVEISLEDAYRRLAEIRRNRHPYPGWMLTAAAGLLAGAASTLVGGGVLVFFAAALGAMLGDRLAWLCAGRGLPEFYQFVVAAMPPAAMGVALKLTEFDVRSSAVITGGLFALLPGRALVAAVQDGLTGYYITASARLLEVMYLFIGIIMGVLVVLFVGVQFGSDPQPEDVLQIDQRPLLQIAASMVLVFTFAILLQQERSTVWFVTLNGGVAWVVYGALHYAAKMPPVPSTAIAAGLVGLFGQLLARHRFSSALPFVTAAIGPLLPGSATYYGLLLIAENRLNEGLGSLTNAAAIALAIAIGVNLGSEVSRLFMRIPGAASAAKRGAAKRTRGF, from the coding sequence GTGGCGGAGGGCGAAGCATCCGGGACCGAGGACCGGAAGCCGAAGTCGGACGAGGCGCGCAGCGCCTTCTCGCGGCCGGACGGGGTCGGAGTGGACCCCGAGGTGGCCGAGGAGGAGCAGCCGACCTCGGAGTTCGCCGTCCCCGACGGGCTCGCCTCGCTGCCGGTGGACCCCGATGGCCCAGCCTCCGCCTTCGCCACCCCGCACACCTACAGCGCCGCGCACTCCCCGCCCGCCTACACGGGCCCCCAGGGCTTCCCCGTCACCCGGATGAAGGAGTCCCCCTGGCAGGACCGCATGCGCACGATGCTGCGCATGCCGGTCGACGTCCGGCCGGTACCGGAGCCCGCCCAGCGGCTGGCCGCGGAGACCGGGCCCGCCGTGGGCCGCGTGCTCGACCTGACGCTGCGCATCGGCGAGCTGCTGCTCTCGGGCGGCGAGGGCGCCGAGGACGTGGAGGCCGCGATGTTCGCCGTGGCCCGCAGCTACGGCCTGGACCGCTGCGAGCCCACCGTCACCTTCACCCTGCTCTCGATCACCCACCAGCCCTCCCTGGTGGACGACCCCGTCTCGGCGAACCGCACCGTCCGCCGCCGCGGCACCGACTACACCCGGCTCTCGGCCGTGTTCAGCCTCGTCAACGACATCACCGCGCACGAGGTCGAGATCTCGCTGGAGGACGCGTACCGCCGGCTCGCCGAGATCCGCCGCAACCGGCACCCGTACCCCGGCTGGATGCTCACCGCCGCCGCCGGGCTGCTCGCCGGCGCGGCCTCCACGCTGGTCGGCGGTGGCGTACTGGTGTTCTTCGCAGCCGCACTCGGGGCGATGCTCGGCGACCGGCTGGCCTGGCTCTGCGCCGGGCGCGGGCTGCCGGAGTTCTACCAGTTCGTGGTCGCGGCGATGCCGCCGGCCGCGATGGGCGTGGCCCTGAAGCTCACCGAGTTCGACGTGCGCTCGTCGGCCGTGATCACCGGCGGACTGTTCGCGCTGCTGCCGGGGCGGGCCCTGGTCGCAGCCGTGCAGGACGGTCTGACCGGCTACTACATCACCGCCTCCGCCCGGCTGCTGGAGGTCATGTACCTCTTCATCGGCATCATCATGGGCGTCCTGGTGGTGCTCTTCGTCGGCGTCCAGTTCGGCTCCGATCCGCAGCCGGAGGACGTCCTCCAGATCGACCAGCGGCCGCTGCTCCAGATCGCCGCCTCGATGGTGCTGGTGTTCACGTTCGCGATCCTGCTCCAGCAGGAACGTTCCACCGTGTGGTTCGTGACGCTGAACGGCGGGGTCGCCTGGGTCGTCTACGGGGCCCTGCACTACGCCGCCAAGATGCCGCCGGTGCCGTCCACCGCGATCGCGGCCGGACTGGTCGGCCTCTTCGGCCAGCTCCTGGCCCGGCACCGGTTCTCCTCGGCCCTCCCCTTCGTCACGGCCGCGATCGGCCCGCTGCTGCCGGGCTCGGCGACGTACTACGGGCTGCTCCTGATCGCCGAGAACCGGCTGAACGAGGGGCTGGGCTCGCTCACGAACGCCGCGGCCATCGCGCTCGCCATCGCGATCGGCGTCAACCTCGGCTCCGAGGTGTCCCGCCTGTTCATGCGGATCCCCGGAGCGGCCAGCGCGGCCAAGCGCGGAGCGGCGAAGCGCACCCGCGGCTTCTAG